A window of Excalfactoria chinensis isolate bCotChi1 chromosome Z, bCotChi1.hap2, whole genome shotgun sequence contains these coding sequences:
- the GLRX gene encoding glutaredoxin-1, translated as MVDSFVKSKLGDNKVTLFVKGSCPYCNNAIALLKEFNFRPGCLEVVDITGMDDIQDYFQKTTGQRTVPRVFIGKTCIGGFSDLQKMEQQLPTMLRQIGALV; from the exons ATGGTCGATTCTTTTGTGAAGAGCAAACTCGGAGATAATAAAGTTACTCTTTTTGTAAAGGGATCCTGCCCTTACTGCAACAATGCCATAGCACTGCTCAAGGAATTCAACTTTCGGCCAGGATGCCTGGAAGTGGTTGATATCACTGGGATGGATGACATCCAGGATTACTTCCAGAAAACAACAGGACAGCGAACT GTCCCTCGTGTGTTTATTGGGAAAACATGCATTGGAGGATTTTCAGATCTGCAGAAGATGGAACAGCAGCTCCCCACGATGCTACGTCAGATTGGTGCTCTGGTGTAG